One Roseomonas sp. OT10 DNA window includes the following coding sequences:
- a CDS encoding peptide chain release factor 3 — protein sequence MSQTADPIASPSAVARSNAAADPLAAQVAAEAARRRAFAIIAHPDAGKTTLTEKLLLRGGAIQLAGQVRAKGDRRRTRSDWMKIEQDRGISVATSVMTFERDGVVFNLLDTPGHEDFSEDTYRTLTAVDAAVMVLDAAKGIEAQTRKLFEVCRLRDIPIITFINKMDRESKDVFELLDEIEKTLALDVAPVAWPVGAGRDFVGTYDLLNPALHLLAEGTGPQPLSGLDDPRLETLVRPDLAESLREGAELAGAYQDFDVERFLEGTMTPVYFGSALRDFGIGHLLEGLARFAPPPRPRAADTREVAPDEPALTGFVFKIQANMDPNHRDRVAFLRVCSGRLQKGARLKQPRTGKTVPVNAPLFFFAQDRQVAEEAWPGDVVGIANHGILRIGDTLTEGEMLNFRGVPSFAPEILRRVMIEDAMVGKKLRTALEQLAEEGVVQLFRPLDGTPPVVGVVGALQLDVLAARLVAEYGVPSRYESTPWGLMRWVASEDKAALERFRRTVPHDIAEDHDGELVAFFTSDWRRNRAAEDFPELRFLELREQHGLAR from the coding sequence ATGAGCCAGACCGCCGACCCGATCGCGTCACCGTCCGCCGTCGCCCGCTCCAACGCCGCCGCCGATCCGCTCGCCGCCCAGGTGGCGGCCGAGGCCGCGCGGCGCCGGGCCTTCGCCATCATCGCCCACCCGGATGCGGGCAAGACCACGCTGACCGAGAAGCTGCTGCTGCGCGGCGGCGCCATCCAGCTCGCCGGCCAGGTGCGGGCCAAGGGCGACCGGCGGCGGACGCGCTCGGACTGGATGAAGATCGAGCAGGACCGCGGCATCTCCGTCGCGACCTCGGTGATGACCTTCGAGCGCGACGGGGTGGTGTTCAACCTGCTCGACACGCCGGGGCACGAGGACTTCTCCGAGGACACCTACCGCACGCTGACCGCCGTGGACGCGGCGGTGATGGTGCTGGACGCGGCCAAGGGCATCGAGGCGCAGACGCGCAAGCTGTTCGAGGTCTGCCGCCTGCGCGACATCCCGATCATCACCTTCATCAACAAGATGGACCGGGAATCGAAGGACGTCTTCGAGCTGCTGGACGAGATCGAGAAGACGCTGGCGCTCGACGTCGCCCCCGTGGCCTGGCCGGTGGGAGCGGGGCGGGACTTCGTCGGCACCTACGACCTGCTGAACCCGGCGCTGCACCTGCTGGCCGAGGGGACCGGGCCGCAGCCGCTCTCGGGGCTGGACGATCCGCGGCTGGAGACGCTGGTGCGCCCCGACCTCGCGGAATCCCTGCGCGAGGGCGCGGAGCTGGCCGGAGCCTACCAGGATTTCGACGTGGAGCGCTTCCTGGAAGGGACGATGACGCCGGTCTATTTCGGCTCCGCCCTGCGCGACTTCGGCATCGGCCACCTGCTGGAGGGCCTCGCCCGCTTCGCGCCCCCGCCCCGCCCGCGCGCGGCCGACACGCGCGAGGTGGCCCCCGACGAGCCTGCCCTGACCGGCTTCGTCTTCAAGATCCAGGCGAACATGGACCCCAACCACCGGGACCGCGTCGCCTTCCTGCGCGTCTGTTCCGGCCGGCTGCAGAAGGGCGCGCGGCTGAAGCAGCCCCGCACTGGCAAGACCGTCCCGGTGAACGCGCCACTGTTCTTCTTCGCCCAGGACCGGCAGGTGGCGGAGGAGGCCTGGCCGGGCGACGTGGTGGGCATCGCCAACCACGGCATCCTTCGCATCGGCGACACGCTGACCGAGGGCGAGATGCTGAACTTCCGCGGCGTCCCCTCCTTCGCCCCCGAGATCCTGCGGCGGGTGATGATCGAGGACGCCATGGTGGGCAAGAAGCTGCGCACCGCCCTCGAACAGCTTGCCGAGGAGGGGGTGGTGCAGCTGTTCCGCCCGCTGGACGGCACGCCGCCGGTGGTGGGCGTGGTCGGCGCGCTCCAGCTCGACGTGCTGGCGGCGCGGCTGGTGGCGGAATACGGCGTCCCCTCGCGCTACGAATCCACCCCCTGGGGGCTGATGCGCTGGGTGGCTTCCGAGGACAAGGCGGCGCTGGAGCGCTTCCGCCGCACCGTGCCGCACGACATCGCCGAGGACCATGACGGCGAGCTGGTGGCCTTCTTCACCAGCGACTGGCGGCGCAACCGCGCCGCCGAGGACTTCCCCGAGCTGCGCTTCCTGGAGCTGCGCGAGCAGCACGGGCTGGCGCGCTGA
- a CDS encoding MgtC/SapB family protein, producing the protein MFLPPMTPGLGWEDAALRLALTVLAGALIGLNRDMHGRPAGLRTTLLVALAAALAMLLAHALQASTGKGADSFVSMDVLRLPLGILTGMGFLGAGAILRRGDMVRGLTTAATLWVVTVIGLCFGAGQIALGLAGTVLVLLTLWALKQVEAVIRRDHRATLVLETEAEAPAEALERQLAAGGYRVAGLALRLRQQGRLCRRHYDLRWRGPRDAVLPPAFLRALAGQDGVRLVQWLPEGSAEG; encoded by the coding sequence ATGTTCCTGCCGCCGATGACGCCGGGCCTGGGGTGGGAGGACGCGGCGCTCCGCCTCGCGCTCACCGTCCTGGCCGGTGCCCTGATCGGGCTGAACCGCGACATGCACGGCCGGCCGGCCGGGCTGCGGACCACGCTGCTGGTCGCACTGGCGGCGGCGCTGGCCATGCTGCTGGCCCATGCCCTCCAGGCCAGCACCGGCAAGGGGGCGGATTCCTTTGTGTCCATGGACGTGCTGCGCCTGCCGCTGGGCATCCTCACCGGCATGGGCTTCCTCGGCGCCGGGGCGATCCTGCGCCGCGGCGACATGGTGCGTGGCCTGACCACGGCCGCCACGCTCTGGGTCGTGACCGTCATCGGCCTCTGCTTCGGGGCCGGCCAGATCGCGCTCGGCCTGGCGGGGACGGTGCTCGTCCTCCTCACGCTCTGGGCGCTGAAGCAGGTGGAGGCGGTGATCCGGCGCGACCACCGCGCCACGCTGGTGCTGGAGACGGAGGCCGAGGCACCGGCCGAGGCCCTGGAGCGGCAGCTCGCCGCCGGTGGCTACCGCGTGGCCGGGCTCGCCCTGCGGCTGCGGCAGCAGGGCCGCCTCTGCCGGCGCCACTACGACCTGCGCTGGCGCGGCCCGCGCGATGCTGTGCTGCCGCCGGCCTTCCTGCGCGCTCTGGCCGGTCAGGACGGGGTGCGGCTGGTGCAGTGGCTGCCCGAGGGCTCGGCCGAGGGGTGA
- a CDS encoding glycerate kinase type-2 family protein translates to MDHTSARALLRQLFDVGLRAADPRAVLAKHLPAPPEAPGRVLVLGAGKASALMAAALEEAWPEVPLSGLVVTRYGHAVPTRRIEIVEASHPVPDAAGEAAARRMLSLCHDLTERDLVLFLASGGGSALLALPAEGLTLEDKQAVNRALLASGATIGDMNIVRKHLSAIKGGRLAAACHPARVVTLAISDVPGDDPGTIASGPTVPEPAGFAEARAILKRFGIALPPAVARHLDAAAEEVPKPGDPRLAGAEFRMIATPMMALQAVAKAAAAKGYTPMILGDALEGEARELGTVLAGIARSIATHGIPAPTPCILLSGGEATVTIRHAKPGRGGRNTEALLGFTLACAGRDGVWALMGDTDGIDGVDEAAGALATPDTLARARALGLDPREALSAHDATGLFAALGDLVVTGPTLTNVNDLRIVLVA, encoded by the coding sequence TTGGACCACACGTCGGCCAGGGCGCTGCTGCGGCAGCTCTTCGATGTCGGGCTGCGCGCCGCCGATCCGCGCGCGGTGCTGGCGAAGCACCTGCCCGCCCCCCCCGAGGCGCCGGGCCGCGTGCTGGTGCTGGGTGCCGGCAAGGCCAGCGCCCTGATGGCGGCCGCCCTCGAGGAGGCCTGGCCGGAGGTGCCGCTCTCCGGCCTGGTGGTCACCCGCTACGGACATGCCGTGCCGACCCGGCGCATCGAGATCGTCGAGGCCAGCCACCCCGTCCCCGATGCGGCCGGCGAGGCGGCGGCGCGGCGCATGCTCTCGCTCTGCCACGACCTGACGGAGCGCGACCTGGTGCTGTTCCTCGCCTCCGGTGGCGGCTCCGCCCTGCTCGCCCTGCCGGCGGAGGGTCTGACCCTGGAGGACAAGCAGGCGGTGAACCGTGCCCTGCTCGCCTCGGGGGCGACGATCGGGGACATGAACATCGTCCGCAAGCACCTCTCCGCCATCAAGGGCGGGCGGCTCGCGGCGGCCTGCCACCCGGCGCGGGTGGTGACGCTCGCGATCTCGGACGTGCCGGGCGACGACCCCGGCACCATCGCCTCCGGCCCCACCGTGCCCGAGCCGGCGGGCTTCGCCGAGGCCCGCGCCATCCTGAAGCGCTTCGGCATCGCCCTCCCCCCCGCCGTCGCCCGGCACCTGGACGCGGCGGCGGAGGAGGTGCCCAAGCCGGGCGACCCGCGCCTCGCCGGGGCGGAGTTCCGCATGATCGCCACGCCGATGATGGCGCTGCAGGCCGTGGCGAAGGCGGCCGCCGCCAAGGGCTATACGCCCATGATCCTGGGCGATGCGCTGGAGGGCGAGGCGCGTGAGCTGGGCACGGTGCTGGCCGGCATCGCCCGCTCCATCGCCACCCACGGCATCCCGGCGCCGACGCCCTGCATCCTGCTCTCGGGCGGCGAGGCGACGGTGACGATACGCCACGCCAAGCCGGGGCGCGGCGGCCGCAACACGGAGGCGCTGCTGGGCTTCACCCTGGCCTGCGCCGGCCGCGACGGGGTCTGGGCGCTGATGGGCGACACGGACGGAATCGACGGGGTGGACGAGGCCGCCGGCGCGCTGGCCACCCCCGATACCCTGGCCCGCGCCCGCGCGCTGGGGCTGGACCCGCGGGAGGCGCTGTCCGCCCACGACGCCACCGGCCTCTTCGCCGCGCTGGGGGACCTGGTGGTGACCGGGCCGACCCTGACGAACGTCAACGACCTGCGGATCGTCCTGGTCGCCTGA
- a CDS encoding ABC transporter substrate-binding protein, giving the protein MANRSPSPPPGRRRLLAALLGGAGLAAARPRPSLAQGAGAPAEVVERFHATLLQVMRDAARLGVQGRARVLRPAMEAAFDLPAMARIAVGPPWSGMTAEQQARIAQAFADWSVATYASRFDGYSGESFAMAGESTLRSGDRMVRTLLNRGGGEPVQLGYLLRPGASGWRIVDVYLTGSISELASRRAEFTTLLREGGPERLLGELDQRTARLLRG; this is encoded by the coding sequence ATGGCGAACCGATCCCCCTCCCCCCCGCCCGGCCGACGCAGGCTGCTGGCCGCCCTGCTGGGCGGCGCCGGGCTGGCCGCTGCCCGGCCCCGCCCCTCCCTGGCCCAGGGCGCCGGGGCACCCGCCGAGGTGGTGGAGCGTTTCCACGCGACCCTGCTGCAGGTGATGCGCGACGCCGCCCGTCTGGGGGTGCAGGGCCGTGCCCGCGTGCTGCGCCCGGCCATGGAGGCCGCCTTCGACCTGCCCGCCATGGCCCGCATCGCGGTCGGCCCGCCCTGGTCCGGGATGACGGCGGAGCAGCAGGCGCGGATCGCGCAGGCCTTCGCCGACTGGTCGGTGGCGACCTATGCCAGCCGCTTCGACGGCTATTCCGGCGAGAGCTTCGCCATGGCCGGCGAGAGCACGCTGCGCAGCGGCGACCGGATGGTGCGGACGCTGCTGAACCGCGGCGGCGGCGAGCCGGTGCAGCTGGGCTATCTGCTGCGCCCCGGCGCCTCGGGCTGGCGGATCGTGGACGTGTACCTGACCGGCAGCATCAGCGAGCTGGCCTCGCGCCGGGCGGAGTTTACCACCCTGTTGCGGGAGGGCGGGCCGGAGCGGCTCCTGGGCGAGCTCGACCAGCGCACCGCGCGGCTGCTGCGGGGCTGA